NNNNNNNNNNNNNNNNNNNNNNNNNNNNNNNNNNNNNNNNNNNNNNNNNNNNNNNNNNNNNNNNNNNNNNNNNNNNNNNNNNNNNNNNNNNNNNNNNNNNNNNNNNNNNNNNNNNNNNNNNNNNNNNNNNNNNNNNNNNNNNNNNNNNNNNNNNNNNNNNNNNNNNNNNNNNNNNNNNNNNNNNNNNNNNNNNNNNNNNNNNNNNNNNNNNNNNNNNNNNNNNNNNNNNNNNNNNNNNNNNNNNNNNNNNNNNNNNNNNNNNNNNNNNNNNNNNNNNNNNNNNNNNNNNNNNNNNNNNNNNNNNNNNNNNNNNNNNNNNNNNNNNNNNNNNNNNNNNNNNNNNNNNNNNNNNNNNNNNNNNNNNNNNNNNNNNNNNNNNNNNNNNNNNNNNNNNNNNNNNNNNNNNNNNNNNNNNNNNNNNNNNNNNNNNNNNNNNNNNNNNNNNNNNNNNNNNNNNNNNNNNNNNNNNNNNNNNNNNNNNNNNNNNNNNNNNNNNNNNNNNNNNNNNNNNNNNCAAGAcctacacacttcacgtctggctgtacagcctttttgtttgtttatttcaccgtttcgttttcctgtcttgttttccgtccgccactaccctccacgaaaacaatttaatttgtgttcgtgggaagaacaattttaacgatgcgtactgccttaattcttcgaaacgccggagttttaatggtggcagctgatgaaggggttgtttctatgtggcctgcttgtttgtttcaccttgtttaccattttgtccttgttttgccacgtcatgtacccagttatgtatctatatgtacatgtagatgaacgtatatacatacatgtacatatatatgcatatactcatattgtttatatatatatatagatatacatgacaagaaataatttttgccactttttatggagacaaaagtgtttataggactgcaaaaaaaaGTGCTCAAATGAAATtgagacagagataaaaaaaaaaacattgattagagaacaaacatcaaatgcGAGTCGAAGTTTgataatattgtctgtttaaagaaagctaaatacaaaaggaaagtaattataaatatttacaaatacttgCCGCTACagtgatgtttgtaaatatttatgaatgaagaaTTTTGCCAAGGCGGTGAAGTTTGTCTTCAAGATCTTTTTCAATTTCAGATAgtaaagagagggagggggagggagggacagacagacagacagagacagacagacagagactgagacagacagatagacagacagaacgtGTAGACGTtgctggaagaaaaaatataagtctttgtgtgtatacccttaatgtaatccTGTGTAATTTTAGACTTGGTACGGTtacgtatagaaatataaacaaactaacgtacacacacacacacacacacaaatatactctaTTAAATATACTCATCCACCTCCTATGGAGAATGAATCAGACAGAAGGCGATGGTTagccagagagagacaaaggcgaAGAACAGCCAGTCTCACTCAGGAAGAACTGGACACAAGGAGATTAAACAATACATTAAGGTTATTATTTTCCGTATCATTTTCATGCCATCATTTCTGACGGCACgggtatattagtatatacataaacattataaataggtgaccagtaataaagtcacagggaTAAGTCAaagtaataaagtcacaattaatttatgggatccgGACAAAACCCCTTGTAACTTTATTACCGTGACTTTTTTTACCTggattctataaataaatatatatacaatgaataaatatacatataattaaattttattaacagTTTTTAGTGATGAACGGATGAGATTGGCTAATGTTCCTGAAGAGTAGGGTCTCCTTTATCATTCCAGAATGCTTGTCCTTGGTGCGGGAAACAAACGGCCACATAAAGTGTACTTGGGTACATGGAACCGACTTCTTCCAATAAGCATTAGCTACTGACTCTGTTTTGTGTCTGAAAGAGTTTCCAGAGCACATATGAACATCATACCAAAATTTTAGGAACAAATATGGATTACAAGGCGATTCAAGCATAGCCCCTTCGAACGGTCGAAGTtttaatgggaaaatatttttcttgataaaTTTATATCTAGGCTTACCGTATGTGAAGTCAAAGATCGATGTCTCATTTTctccaaagaaaaatatatcaatgtaagGCCAACGGAATTGTTGATTTTTCAAAGTCTTAACATCTCTGAAGAAAAATTTCCATTGAAATGTCTTTGGATTGGACACTTGAAAGCCAGGCACTGTCTGTGATACAGTGTAAAATGTGTCCCTCTGGGAATAATTCATAAAAACGTCAATATCATCGTCCCAAGGAATGATACCATGATGACGATAAGATCCTAAAAGTGAACCACCGTACAAGAAAAATACAATTTTGTGACGCCgacaaatatcaataaaagattGAAAGACATACAAAAGGAGCTTCTTCTCTGTAGGGCTAATGGTGCTTTGGTAAATAATAGCCAAGGATTCGTTTCCTGTCACTGATAAATGGGCAGTTTCATTGATAGCAATGCCGATGTTAGTATCATTAAAGTGAAAACTTCCAACAAGATCGGGAAACGTGTTTTTATCGTAGTTTCTTTCAGCGATGACATAATTATTCATAATTACACGAAACATCCTTTGTTTGTCTGGGTTAAATTGCCAAAACTTACTGCTGATGAAGAAAAATAGAATTATGAAAATTCCAATCAACAAAATCAATTTCTTTGGCTGTAGCGGGTTCTTTAATCTATAAGCTTTCCGGCTCAAAATACACAACTGTGACATTTTTCGTTCTCTCCTCTCAATCTCCGTTTCTCGTTTTGTTCTGATCCTTTTTctggtttctttttctctttttatcttccaCCTTGTTTTCTCATAAATCACATCAAAACTTAACCAAAACTTTAAAGAAAATGTTAGGCTTTTTTTCTGAGTTTTGAACTGGAAAAGGAAAGTGTACCTTTCACAAAGTAATTTCTAATGTTTTAGTATTTGTGGTTTTTCTATTTCTGACCGACAGCGTTTCAAAGACAAAACGTGAATTCTACTAAAGAAAGGGTAAAGGATGGGGGtacattcaaaatatttattgtgaCACATGTTGCCCCATTACTGGCTTATTTTAACGtagatgtttatattaatatataaatattatatattcttgcGTACAAACAAGATTACAgattaatattttgtaatgtgatgttttgtttttcttttgtagttttatacTTTACTACAACTATCGCCACCACTACAATTGCTACCACCACtataactactaccactactactactaccaccaccactataactactaccaccagtactactactactactactaccatcattacttaaatcactaccaccaccaccacccccgctACCGCTGTACTACCagtcccactaccaccactactgctaccactaccaatacaacttctactactactactactaccaccactaccatcaccactccTACCAGTAccgctactactaccaataccagTACCACGACTACCAATACAACTACTaccactcctaccaccaccactactactactattactactactactactactactactactactactactactactactactactactactactactctaatACCACCACCTTTACTGTTActactctaccaccaccatcaatactactCAAGCTATTCACGTCACCACCAGAGATGAGTTGTGCTGCTGCAAGTTATCCTGAAACAAACTAAAGGAAGTTACCTTTtgttttcagatttatatatattttgggaacTTAGTTCGTTGCCCTAATATAAATCTGATTGTCATGTTACaacaattattgttatatatgttagCATCCTGGTTTTCCATGACTATATCATCAAGTATTAGCAATAGCAAGTGGTTCAGAAAGTACAAATGTAGTAAGAATTTAACCTTTTTTGACAGAGAAGATGGGTCTGTTTTGACAGTTCTGAGCAAAATCTTTTTCACATgtcacaattttattattataattatattatgatCTTTTACCTAGAGC
This region of Octopus bimaculoides isolate UCB-OBI-ISO-001 chromosome 6, ASM119413v2, whole genome shotgun sequence genomic DNA includes:
- the LOC106880736 gene encoding uncharacterized protein LOC106880736 → MSQLCILSRKAYRLKNPLQPKKLILLIGIFIILFFFISSKFWQFNPDKQRMFRVIMNNYVIAERNYDKNTFPDLVGSFHFNDTNIGIAINETAHLSVTGNESLAIIYQSTISPTEKKLLLYVFQSFIDICRRHKIVFFLYGGSLLGSYRHHGIIPWDDDIDVFMNYSQRDTFYTVSQTVPGFQVSNPKTFQWKFFFRDVKTLKNQQFRWPYIDIFFFGENETSIFDFTYGKPRYKFIKKNIFPLKLRPFEGAMLESPCNPYLFLKFWYDVHMCSGNSFRHKTESVANAYWKKSVPCTQVHFMWPFVSRTKDKHSGMIKETLLFRNISQSHPFITKNC